The Nitrosomonas sp. sh817 genome includes a window with the following:
- a CDS encoding 4-oxalocrotonate tautomerase family protein — translation MPYVNIRVAGTLTREQKQQIATEITDTLERIAKKPKSYTYICFDELPDENWAVAGKLLSSED, via the coding sequence ATGCCGTACGTCAATATTCGCGTGGCTGGAACACTAACACGCGAACAAAAACAGCAAATTGCGACAGAAATCACCGATACGCTGGAGCGCATCGCAAAGAAACCAAAATCCTACACGTATATCTGTTTTGATGAACTTCCGGATGAGAATTGGGCGGTTGCGGGAAAACTGTTAAGTAGTGAGGACTAA